The following nucleotide sequence is from Actinomycetota bacterium.
CAAGGTGCTGGCGAAGACGGCGCATCTCGGCAAGAGTCGACAGCACTCCCTTTGTGCCCGGGAACGCAGGTACTTCGCGGACCAATTCACCAACAGTGACAGCGGCATTCTCTGAAGTCGGGGCGAAGATGTCGCGGATGTGGACGAAGCCAATGATGTCGTCGGAATCCTCGCGCATCACGGGGTAGCGCGAGTGCGGTTGATCCAATACGTGTTTCGCCGCATCGACAACCCAATCGCTGGCGGACAGGAACTCGACCTCCGTGCGCGGGAGCATCACTTCACGCAGCTCGCGATCACCGGCGGTGAACACGTCATCGATGAGCTCGCGCTCCTGCTCAGTCAGATCTTCGTGAGCCGCCACCAGATCGCGCAGCTCCTCACCACTGATCTGCTCCTTGGCAGCTTTGGGATCGATGCCAAAGAGTCGAACGATGGCGTCGGTTGCCAGCGACAGGGCGTAGATGAAGGGCCGAAAGATCTTCGCTGTTACGTCAATTGGGCCGGCAACAAACAGCGCAACGGCCTCCACTCTCTGCAAGGCAATGCGCTTGGGCACCAATTCTCCAAGCACGAGGGAGAAGAACACGATCACCAAAGTGACCAGGATGAATGACAACGGCTCCGCCAGCGAGGGATTCATGCCCCAGCCCACGAAACGTTCAGTGATGATCGGCGCAATCTGGGCCGCACCAAAGCCTGCAGAGATGAATCCCGCCAGGGTGATGCCAACCTGACCGGCAGCCAGGAAGCGATTGGGATACTTGGCGACCGCAGCCAGGCGTCGGCCCCGTCTGCCTTGCTCCTCCAACTTGCTGATCTGGCTTTCACGCAAACTGACCAATGCGAGTTCAGCTGCGGCGAAGAATGCGCCAACGAGGATGAAGAACAGGACAGCAACGACATTGACCCAGATGCCGCTCATAGAGGCACTCTAGAGAATCAGCGGCAAGTGCACGTTGGCGCTAGGCAGTTTTGGCTGGCCCCAGAG
It contains:
- a CDS encoding hemolysin family protein, which encodes MSGIWVNVVAVLFFILVGAFFAAAELALVSLRESQISKLEEQGRRGRRLAAVAKYPNRFLAAGQVGITLAGFISAGFGAAQIAPIITERFVGWGMNPSLAEPLSFILVTLVIVFFSLVLGELVPKRIALQRVEAVALFVAGPIDVTAKIFRPFIYALSLATDAIVRLFGIDPKAAKEQISGEELRDLVAAHEDLTEQERELIDDVFTAGDRELREVMLPRTEVEFLSASDWVVDAAKHVLDQPHSRYPVMREDSDDIIGFVHIRDIFAPTSENAAVTVGELVREVPAFPGTKGVLSTLAEMRRLRQHLALVIDEYGGTAGIVTLEDLVEELIGDIHDEYDVDESRTDAVPTRNPVVDGLMNIGDFADDYGIELPEGPYETIAGFVVASLGHLPELGDQVQAVDHVFIVEELDGRRLARVRVQEVGVMDDLVAEPGTALPQ